A region from the Clostridium beijerinckii genome encodes:
- a CDS encoding D-aminoacylase has protein sequence MKILIKKGFIVDGSGNEGYKGDVLVCNERIDKISYEINNENVDKIINAEGLVIAPGFIDTHSHSDLKILENPYNEIKIRQGITTEVLGQDGISMAPLPKEYVASWRKNLAGLDGESDEINWNYETTDNYLKMMENNGVGLNEAYLVPHGNVRMEVLGLDNVQPDEEQLKKMCEVTRREMEAGAYGLSTGLIYMPCAYSGTRELVELCKVVAEFNGVFVIHQRSEADSIISSMKEVIEIGEKSGVRVHFSHFKVCGKKNWKHVDEVIVLLNEAKKKGIKVTLDQYPYATGSTMLGVILPPWAHDGGTDKLLERLASPEMRKKMILDMENNEQNDMEAWDNFIDFAGLDGIYVTSVKHKRNEQFIGKNLVEIGELKGKDPYNATFDLLLEEENAVGMFNYYGIEKHIIKFMKLTEQNVCTDGLLSGKPHPRAYGSFPRILGRFVRKLNVLTLEEAVMKMTSKAANAINIKDRGLIKEGYFADIVIFNADTVIDKGTFEDSTQYPEGIEYVIINGQVAVENGEYKKVKAGIVLRKG, from the coding sequence ATGAAGATATTAATAAAAAAAGGTTTCATAGTAGATGGTAGTGGAAATGAAGGTTACAAAGGAGATGTTTTGGTCTGCAATGAAAGAATAGATAAAATATCATATGAGATTAATAATGAAAATGTAGATAAAATAATAAATGCTGAGGGGTTAGTAATAGCTCCAGGCTTTATTGATACTCATTCACATAGTGATCTTAAAATCTTAGAAAATCCATATAATGAAATAAAAATAAGACAAGGTATAACAACAGAAGTATTAGGTCAGGATGGAATATCAATGGCGCCGCTACCAAAAGAATATGTAGCATCCTGGAGGAAAAACTTGGCTGGATTAGATGGGGAATCAGACGAAATAAATTGGAATTATGAAACTACTGATAATTATTTAAAAATGATGGAAAATAACGGAGTAGGCTTAAATGAAGCTTATTTGGTACCCCATGGAAATGTAAGAATGGAAGTACTTGGTCTTGATAATGTACAACCTGATGAAGAACAATTAAAGAAAATGTGTGAAGTTACAAGAAGAGAAATGGAAGCAGGAGCTTATGGATTATCTACTGGATTGATATACATGCCATGTGCTTATTCAGGAACAAGAGAACTTGTTGAACTTTGTAAGGTAGTAGCAGAATTTAATGGAGTATTTGTAATTCACCAAAGAAGTGAAGCAGATTCAATAATAAGTTCAATGAAAGAAGTAATTGAAATTGGTGAAAAATCAGGAGTAAGAGTTCATTTCTCACATTTTAAAGTATGTGGAAAAAAGAATTGGAAGCACGTTGATGAAGTAATTGTATTGCTTAATGAAGCTAAAAAGAAAGGGATAAAAGTTACACTTGACCAATATCCATATGCAACAGGAAGCACAATGCTTGGAGTAATATTGCCACCTTGGGCTCATGATGGAGGTACAGATAAACTTTTGGAAAGACTAGCTTCTCCTGAAATGAGAAAAAAGATGATTCTTGATATGGAAAATAATGAACAAAATGATATGGAAGCATGGGATAATTTTATTGACTTTGCAGGATTAGATGGAATATATGTAACTTCAGTAAAACATAAGAGAAATGAACAGTTTATAGGAAAAAATTTAGTTGAAATTGGAGAACTTAAAGGTAAAGATCCATATAATGCAACTTTTGATCTTTTGTTAGAAGAAGAAAATGCAGTTGGAATGTTTAATTATTATGGAATTGAAAAACACATAATAAAGTTTATGAAATTAACAGAACAAAATGTTTGTACTGACGGATTACTTTCAGGAAAACCTCATCCTAGAGCTTATGGTTCATTCCCAAGGATACTTGGAAGATTTGTTAGAAAGCTTAATGTGTTAACTCTTGAAGAAGCAGTTATGAAAATGACTAGTAAAGCAGCAAATGCAATTAATATAAAAGACAGAGGATTGATTAAAGAAGGATATTTTGCAGATATAGTTATTTTTAACGCGGATACGGTTATAGATAAAGGAACATTTGAAGATTCAACTCAATATCCAGAAGGCATTGAATATGTGATTATAAACGGTCAAGTAGCAGTTGAAAATGGAGAATATAAAAAGGTGAAAGCAGGTATAGTACTTAGAAAGGGGTAA
- a CDS encoding YgeY family selenium metabolism-linked hydrolase gives MLTNKRKESLTELCQELVRNQSVSGDESKVVDVIKGKFKELGYDECSIDAYGNIIGHIKGNKPGKRILFDGHIDTVPVPDDSKWTHAPFGGEIVDGKIYGRGTSDMKGQTSAMILAAAYFAEDTKRDFEGDIFVVGVVHEEIFEGVSARKISEAIKPDYVVIGESSELNLKIGQRGRAEIVIETFGRPAHSANPEQGINAVYKMSKIIERIQDIETPVHEVLGKGILVLTDIKSSPYPGASVVPDYCRATFDRRLLVGETKEEVLAPIQKIIDELIAVDKEMNAKVSYAVGKETCYTGETIEGERFFPAWLYKEDDEFVKAALKGLRSAGINPEITQYSFCTNGSHYAGEAGIRTIGFGPSKENLAHTIDEYIEQEQLFIGAEGYYGILKSVYNK, from the coding sequence ATGCTAACTAATAAAAGAAAAGAAAGTTTAACTGAGTTATGCCAAGAATTAGTAAGAAATCAATCAGTTTCAGGTGATGAATCTAAAGTTGTAGACGTAATAAAAGGAAAATTTAAAGAATTAGGATATGACGAATGCTCCATAGACGCTTATGGTAATATAATTGGTCATATTAAAGGAAACAAACCTGGAAAGAGAATACTTTTCGATGGACATATAGATACAGTACCAGTACCAGATGATTCAAAATGGACGCATGCACCTTTTGGAGGCGAAATAGTTGATGGAAAAATCTATGGAAGAGGAACTTCCGATATGAAGGGTCAAACTTCAGCTATGATATTAGCCGCAGCTTATTTTGCAGAAGATACTAAGAGAGATTTTGAAGGCGATATTTTTGTTGTAGGTGTAGTTCATGAAGAAATTTTTGAAGGCGTATCAGCAAGAAAAATAAGTGAAGCTATAAAGCCTGATTATGTTGTTATTGGTGAATCTTCTGAATTAAATTTAAAGATTGGTCAAAGAGGAAGAGCAGAAATTGTTATTGAAACTTTTGGAAGACCAGCTCACTCAGCTAATCCAGAACAAGGAATAAATGCAGTTTATAAAATGTCAAAGATAATTGAACGAATTCAAGATATAGAAACTCCAGTTCATGAAGTACTAGGAAAAGGAATATTAGTTTTAACTGATATTAAATCTTCACCATATCCAGGAGCATCAGTAGTTCCAGATTATTGTAGAGCTACATTTGATAGAAGACTTTTAGTTGGAGAAACTAAAGAAGAAGTTTTAGCACCAATACAAAAAATTATTGATGAATTAATAGCAGTGGATAAAGAAATGAATGCTAAAGTTTCATATGCAGTAGGAAAAGAAACTTGTTATACAGGTGAAACAATTGAAGGTGAAAGATTCTTTCCAGCTTGGTTATATAAAGAAGACGATGAATTTGTTAAGGCAGCTCTTAAAGGATTAAGAAGTGCAGGAATTAATCCAGAAATAACTCAATATTCATTCTGTACAAATGGTTCTCATTATGCTGGGGAAGCAGGAATCAGAACAATTGGTTTTGGACCATCAAAAGAAAATTTAGCTCATACAATTGATGAATATATAGAACAAGAACAATTATTTATTGGTGCAGAAGGATATTATGGAATATTAAAGTCTGTTTATAATAAATAA
- the dpaL gene encoding diaminopropionate ammonia-lyase, translated as MEKILWKENTLPKNDKEGSIKFLNKEEVSKAKNFHESFLEYDKTPLVDLKELSKKIGLGGIYVKDESYRFGLNAFKVLGGSFAMGRYLADKLGEDIKDLPYEKLTSKEVKERLGDITFVTATDGNHGRGVAWTANRLKQKSVVYMPKGSSLMRLNNIKAEGAEASITELNYDDAVRLANKYAEEHNGLMVQDTAWEGYEKIPAWIMQGYGTMALEASEQLKEFDVERPTHIFVQAGVGSLAGAIQGFFASMYPENCPTTVVVESNLADCYYKSAIADDGKARVVGGEMQTIMAGLACGEVNTIGFEVLKNYAKAFVSAPDWVAAKGMRVLGNPLKGDKGIISGESGAVTTGLLYEIMTNDDYKDLKQALGLDENSRVLLFSTEGDTDPEKYRQIVWNGEY; from the coding sequence ATGGAAAAAATATTATGGAAAGAAAATACATTACCTAAAAATGATAAAGAAGGAAGTATAAAATTTCTTAATAAAGAAGAAGTTTCAAAAGCAAAGAATTTTCATGAAAGTTTTTTAGAATATGATAAAACACCATTAGTAGATTTAAAAGAGTTATCTAAAAAGATTGGATTAGGTGGAATATACGTAAAGGATGAATCTTATAGATTTGGATTAAATGCATTTAAAGTATTAGGTGGCTCATTTGCAATGGGAAGATACTTAGCAGATAAATTAGGTGAAGATATAAAAGATTTACCATATGAAAAATTAACTTCAAAGGAAGTTAAAGAAAGACTAGGAGATATAACTTTTGTAACAGCAACAGATGGTAATCATGGAAGAGGAGTTGCATGGACAGCTAATAGATTAAAACAAAAATCGGTAGTTTACATGCCAAAGGGCTCTTCACTTATGAGATTAAACAACATAAAGGCTGAAGGTGCAGAAGCTAGCATTACAGAGTTAAATTATGATGATGCAGTAAGACTTGCAAATAAATATGCAGAAGAACATAATGGGTTAATGGTTCAAGATACTGCATGGGAAGGCTATGAAAAAATACCAGCATGGATAATGCAAGGCTATGGAACGATGGCATTAGAAGCAAGTGAACAATTAAAAGAATTTGATGTTGAAAGACCTACTCATATATTTGTACAAGCAGGTGTTGGTTCTTTAGCAGGTGCTATTCAAGGTTTCTTTGCTTCAATGTATCCAGAAAATTGTCCAACTACTGTAGTAGTAGAATCAAATCTTGCAGATTGTTACTATAAATCAGCAATAGCAGATGATGGTAAAGCGAGAGTTGTTGGTGGAGAGATGCAAACAATAATGGCTGGACTTGCATGTGGAGAAGTTAATACAATTGGTTTTGAAGTATTAAAGAATTATGCAAAAGCATTTGTTTCAGCTCCAGACTGGGTAGCTGCTAAAGGAATGAGAGTTCTTGGAAATCCATTAAAGGGAGATAAAGGTATAATTTCAGGCGAGTCAGGAGCAGTAACAACTGGTTTATTATATGAAATTATGACTAATGATGATTATAAGGATTTAAAACAAGCTTTAGGATTAGATGAAAATTCAAGAGTACTTTTATTTAGTACAGAAGGTGATACAGATCCAGAAAAGTACAGACAAATAGTTTGGAATGGTGAATATTAA